The Syntrophaceae bacterium DNA segment ATTTCGCATTATTCCGATCAGCGGGGGAGCATCCATTAGCATATTATATAAAATATGACCAGCCTGGGTTCATGAAGGATACGGGAAACCGGTATGAGGTTCCAGAATCCATGTTGCGGGAAAGCTGCCTCGTTCGGATTTCTTTGATTGTCCGGCGAAGGAAGGGGTGGCAGAGGGGAAAAGCCCCTATAAATAAGGGAAATTATATTATTCCTGCCGTTATGACTGCTGCATCACGGATTGCCTGAATTCCTCTATGCTTTCATCAAAGCGAATGCCGAAATTCGTTTTAAACACGTCGTCATGGTTGCCGCCGTTCAAGAGTTCTTTCATGTATGCCAGGAATCTATCCTTGCCGTACTTGTTTACAAGATAATCGACGATGCAGGAAAATTCACAATATATGAATGGAGTTCTGGGCCTGGCGACAATATTCACCTGATCTTCTTTCTGTGTTTTATAAAATCGGGGCGGCATGAAATCGCCGTTGCGAATATAGGAATATGTCTGCTCTTTTGAGGGATACCAGGACGTTCCCATCTGATTTGCGCTGTAAACGGCGATGCCTTCGAGCAGCCAGTCCGGATACCGGAAGGCATTCAGGATTCCTGCCTGCTGGTAAATCAAAGAGTGAGACAATTCGTGCCTCAGGTATATCTCCATGGAAATCAATCCTTCCGATGCTTCTTTCTGAGCCCAGGGCGATACGACGATATCGCCGTTGTAAAAAGCGCAGAACCGGGCTTTTGACAGGGAGCGGTCGGCATATGTCTTCCTGTCGCCGAAAAGAAATATCCTCGGTTTTTTCCTGAACTTCAGCGTATGAAAATTCTCCACCATGGGAATGCAGGAATCGATTTCCTGAAATCTGTTGAACATTGCTCCTTTTTCGACATAAACGACCACATGTTGAAGTTCATGCTTATCAAAACCAAGCGCAATCGGAGAATATGGAAAAAGCTTTCCGAACAGGAGCAGGTAGGCGAGAACGGCAACAACGACGGCGGCAATCAAGAAAGAGATCAATTTCTTCTTGCTCATGAAGGACACCCATTTAAAGGGGGGTAATCATAAAAGGCAGCCCCTGCAAAGAAAGCAAGGGCTGCCTTTTTCGCAATTCTATGGGCCCGGATTACCTGCGGCCATCCCTGTCACGGCCCCGGTCATCGTCGCGGTCACGATCCCTGTCATCCTTCTGGGGACCCCTGCCTCTGCCCCTGCCTCTTCCCCGATCGTCGTCCAGGTCTCTGTCCCGGCGCTCCTGTTTCTTTTTAACCTGCTTCGACTGCGGTCCGGCTTCCTGCGCCTTCGCCGGCGGTCCCTGGCGATCGTCCCGGTACTGCTGAGGCTGGCCGCGCATCGGCCCCTGTTTCCGGGGCTGCTGCCCCCTCACGCCCCAGTAGTTTTCTCTTTCCCAATGCTTCCCACGCTGCCATCCGCGCCAGTTTGTTTCCATGTCGCGGTACGGGATGCGGCGCTGGTCCCACTCATGTCCTTTCCAGCGTCGGCTATGATAATCGTTTCGCCACCCGGGGGGCACGCGCTTGTAGAAACCCGGTGTGCGCTCATAGTAGGCCCAGCCTCTGTCGTAGTTGCGCGAGCGATACCAGCGCCCTTCCCACGGACGCCACCACCAGCCGTTGTAGAAGAAGATTTCCTCTCTGACGTCCGGAACGGCATAGACGTACGTTTCCGGTATTACAACCACCTCCGGCACCGCCGGAAATACGATGGGCGGAGGCAAGGGGATGTTGATGCGGACCTTGACATCGACCTCCGCCATGGCCGGAGACGGCATAAGCATCACCCATGACAGAAGCATCAGCACAGCCAGAACCTTTTTCATCTCGGATTCTCCTTTCTTCCGGAGCCTGCCCCCTGATTCACCTCAAAAACAGCGCGGATCCCGGTTCGCGGTTCATCTACCCGCCGGGGTTGCCCCGGGGATTCCTTCCCGCCGGCCCTTGTCTGCAGGGGGGCCGGGCTCATTGACCGTCCTGAACGATACTCGGATTGACAAATAATTCAACGTCATTGACGCGAGCGGGCTTCCCGATACTTCCGATTCGCCGCTTCCTTCGCTTTCAGCCACTCTTCGTGAGCTGCTTTTTGGGCCAGCTTCAGATTCTCCTTGGCGGCCTTGATTGCATCGAGACTGGCCTGACGGACTTCCCTCGCCTTTTCGGCGGAGGCCGCCTTGGCGGATTTCATATCCTCTTTGGCTTGTTGAACAGCCTTCCGATAATCCTCCCTGGCCTTTTGAATGTCGTTGTCGAAGGCATTCTTCGCCTGTCTGATCTCTTCAGTGAATGTCTTTTTCGCGTCAATCGTGGTTTCTTTCTGCGGCTTTGAGGCCGCCGGTTCCGCTGCCGGTGACGCCCAGAGCGGAGTGCCGGACAGAAACATGAAAAGGGCCGTGATGAGGCCGAGCGCGATCCCGGCCGACATTCCGTTTCCGATCTTGAAACGCCTTATGCCCGAGCAATGCATGCACTCACCTCCGTTTGTTCGCTCCGTCATTCCAGCCGCAGCGACACTTTGGCCATATAAAACGCCTCTGCCGCAAACGCCTTGTAATCCTTTTCCGACGTGTTCAACTGCACCAGATACAGGATGTCTTTCTTCCCCGACGCATAAGCCCGGGTGTCGTCCTTGACCTTGAATCCCGTGATTCGGGACCAGTAGGTCTTGTCCTTTGGAACTTTGTATGTGATCAGCATGTCCTTCAACGTCGTCCTCGACAGCTTGTATTCCTTGGATTGCAGAACCCGGAAACTGTGCCCTTTCATCAGGTATGACGTCACGTTGTCGAGGGCCTGCACATCGGTCCATTCCGCCGGAACGCGCACGGCCGTTATGTAGATGCCGGCCAGGATATCGCTCTTGGGATCGTCCGGAACTTTGAACCGGTGAAAGGCGCCGATCTCGACGGGGCCTCCGTTCTCGGGCAGTTCGGACGGCTCCTTGATGTTGATGACCTTCCAGTCCTTCGGGAAAATCATCTCGAATCGGAAAAGCGGATTCTTCCTGTCCTTGAAGGCATGCTTTACGTATCGCTTGGCGACATCCTCCTGCTTCAGGTCGGGAAAATCGAAGGGGATCTTTTTATCTTTCCCCGCTGCTTCCGCATAGGCGATGGAAAAAATAAAAATAAGCATGATGAATACGGAACATTTTTTCATTGCTTCCTCCCTTCATTGATCAGACCTGCATTCGAATTGCCGGGGTATGAAAAAATGAACTGTCCTTTTCAGTTCAAGGTTTTCTTTTCGGCTGCTTATCCAGCTTGTCCTGGTTTTTCTGCTTTTGCTTATCGGCTTTCTGCTTCTGCCCCTTTTCCTTATCTTTCTTCCCGCCCTTGTCTCCCATCACGTCTCTCCTTTCCAAATCAATCCATTAACGTTTTCAGGAAGCATGTCTCCGTTGAATCATCCCTGAACAATGAACGCGCCCACGCGGCAGATCCGTTCAAGAAACGCGGAAATGCCATTGTAGCTGGTTAAAATGATTTTTGTTTGTGCATCCGTATTCGTTACCCTCTCTCTCCTTAAGACGAAATCACGAGTACTCTCTGCGGATCGGTCGGATCATATCTGATGTCGATCACGTCGCCCGCTCGGGGGATGGCCACGCGTGAAACCCATGTCTTCGTCTGAACCTGGAACGAGCTGCCGTATCGGGGTTTTACCATCAGGGTCAGGGCAACCATGGGGTCGTTGTTCATTGTCAGACCCGTATCGCGAATCTCCAGAACCTCCGCCCTGGCGTCGGTTCCATCGGTCATCCACCTGTCCTTTTCGGGATTGCCTTTCATCATGAAGCGGGCGTTCAGGTAAAAGACCAGGAGGGATACCACGACGACACCGAGAACAATCAGGGTATGAGGGATCGGGGGAGGGCCCAGGGGCACAAAGCTCATGACGAGAACGCCACCGATCATGAGCGCGAACATGACCAGAAACGGCATGAGAAAACGGAACATGAGTTCCTCCTGACCGATAAAGGATTTCCGGTGGATGAGCATTCGATCGCCGGACCATGAAGCGTGGGAATTCTCCTCAGGCATCGATGAGACGGATGATATTTCATGGGGGCAGCTCTTGCAATGATACATTTCAGGGGTCATGGTTTCGTTTCACGACCTGACTCCGGCAGTCTGCGGCGGCTTTTTGGCAAAGACATAGGCCCGTCGGCTCCGATACTCCACGTCGCGACAGGGTTCCCGCTCCGTATGTTCTCCGGCCACGGCATCGTATTGCTTTGCGATTTCATGGACATCATGTCCCATGGGAGTGCATTCCCCAAATCTCTTGATTGGCCTTGTGATATCAAATATTTAAGCTCAGATGTCAAGCAACTGTCTCTTTCTCTCTCCCGTTGACTTGTGCTACGTATACCGAACTGAAATCGGGTCCGCAGAATCCAGAGCGAAAAGGGGATCGTCGTCATCATGGCTATCAGCGGCACTCAGGAAGGTGTCCGGGAAGATGAATCCGCCCCGCGACGCGGCAACGGTGATCATTGTGCGCAACAGCGAACGGGGACAGTCTGAAATCTTCCTGATGCGCAGGCACAGCAATCAGTCCTTCATGGGCGGAGCCTATGTGTTTCCGGGCGGCCGTCTGGATGAGACGGACTGCGATCCGGCTTTTCATCCCTTCATCGACGGCCTGGCCGTGGGCGATGCGGGCCGGTTTCTTCAGGAGCCGGACCTTCCCGGGGAAACAGCCCTGGGGCTCTGCGTGGCGGCGATTCGGGAAACCTTCGAGGAGGCGGGCGTGCTGCTTGCCCGCAGCGGTTCCGGGGAGCCTATCGACTTCGCCGATGCCGGGACGGCGGATCGCTTCATCGCCCATCGGCGGTCGCTCAATGAGCGCAAAACAACGTTCATCGAGCTTGGCCGGCGGGAGAATCTCCGCTTCTCCATGGACCGGCTGATCCCTTTTTCCCACTGGATCACGCCGGATATCGAATCGAAACGCTTCGACACCCGTTTTTTCCTGGCCTGGCTGCCCGACGGCCAGGTTCCGGTCCACGACAACCGGGAACTTGTGGAATCGCGGTGGCTTACACCCGAAGAGGCCCTGAGGCTTCACGAGCGGAAGGAGATCCTCCTCATGCCCCCCACCCTCAAGAGCATGGAGGAGCTGAGCGCGTGCCGGACCGCCGACGAGCTCTTTGCGGCAGCGAAGCAACGGGAGATTTTCACCATACTTCCCCAGGCCTTCTCCGAGGACGGCGGTTTCGGCGTCAAGCTGCCCCACGACAGCGAGTACACCATCGCCGGCTACAAGCAGCCCCACCGCCCCGGCGAATCGTCGCGAATCGTCGCGCACAACGGCATCTGGAAAACGTTTTGCGTCTGACCGCCTTTTTCCTCTGACAGCGATTCCTGAAGAGATGGACGAACAGGCAAAACCCGAAAGGAGGTTCCTTCCATGTGTCAGCAATCGTTCTTCTATGGTGTCAAAGCGTGCGTCTTCGATGCCTACGGAACCCTGTTCGATTTCAACTCCGCCGCCGGCAGGCATCGCGAACGCCTCGGCGGCGCTGCCGATCGGGTGTCCGCCCTCTGGAGGACCAAGCAGCTTGAGTACACGTGGCTGCGCAGCCTGATGGGCAGCCACGCGGATTTCTGGCAGGTCACGCAGGACGCCCTGGATTACGCCCTCGACGCCTGCGGCATTGCCGACCGGGCCTTGAGGGATGCAATCGTCAATACGTACCTCGAACTGGACTGTTACCCCGACGTCAAGGGGACCCTGAAAGCACTGAAAGACGGGGGATGGAAGCTTGTCATCCTGTCCAACGGGACGCCGGACATGCTGTCGGCGGCCGTGAAGAGCAGCGGGCTCACGGATCTCGTCGACTGCCTTCTCTCCGTTGAAGAGGTCGGCATCTACAAGCCAGATCCGCGGGTCTACGGGCTTGCCGTGGATAGGCTGAGCCTCAAGGCAAGGCAGATCGTTTTCCTCTCTGCAAATTCATGGGATGCGGTGGGGGCGGTGAACGCAGGCCTGCGGGTGGCCTGGGTCAACCGGTTCGGCCAGCAAAGGGAGCGCCTGCCGTCCCAGCCGGACGTGGAGATCAGTTCCCTTGCCTATCTGCTGCCGCTGTTGGGGTGCGAGGAAAAATAAAAAACAGGTCGGGTTTATTTCCCCCGCACCACCTGCGGCCGGCCGGCCCTCCGGGAGAGTCCGTGCCTTGTCATGGGATCGCTATGCACGCCCCGTGACGTCCGGGGGTACGCGTAGTGGGGAGACGGCATCGAGCCCGGAGACGTGCTCCTCGTTCCCGACCAGGGCGCCTACACGTACAGCCTGCGCCCGCATTTCATCAAGGCGGCGCCGGCGATGGTTTATCTAAGAGCAAAAGGGGACGGATTTGAAATACACTCTTTTTTGCCAAGGCAGCGAAGAAGGGGCCGAATCCGGTCCGGTCCCGACGGCAAATCCTGAGCGGATTCCGGAACACTCTCAGCCAGGAGAGGTTTACTTTCATAAAAAAATCCGCCCCAACAAGATGCTGAGGCGGTCGTAAAGAGTAAATCAAGCGATATTAAATACTTGAGCACATTTCACTCTATTTCTTGAATGGCTCCTTTACAACGATTTTTACACCGCCAATGGTCCCCATTACTGCATTTCGAATGGCAGCGCCTGTTTCGCCACCAATGGCTTCCGCTGCCTCAATGGCGCCCGTTGCTGCTGCTGATGCAGCTTTCTCTGATGACAATCCAATCTCTTTCGCTGCTTCCAAGGTGCCCAAGACTGCATTCTTGGCAACGGCGACTACATCTCCCCCTACTTCTGATGCCCCCAGCACCAGCCCTTTAGAGGTGTCTTTTATGACCGTTGTCAGCTGGCTGCTGGCTTCCGCTACACCGCCGATAGCACCCTTGATGGCGCTTCTGGTCGCCAGACCCGCATCTCCACCCACTTCGGAAATCGCACGGATAACACCCCGCGCTGCTTCTGATGCAGCTTCTTCCGCTGATATGGCAATATCCCTCGTTCCGCTGATTGCTCCAACGATAGCGCTCTTGGCGACAGACGTAATGTCCCCACCTATCTCTGCGGTCCCTGTTACCGCTCCATGAGCAGTGTTGCGAATGACATCAATGGTAACAGAACCTATCTCATGAACTCCCTTGAGTATGCCGATGATAGAATTCTTGGTAACGGTTGTCAGATCCGCTCCAATTTCTCCCGCTGCCTTAATTGCTCCGGTGACAATAGAGGCAACTGCAACTTCAATGTCTTTAACCCCCTCCAGCGTTTTTACCGTAGTGGCGCTCACGACATCGATAATTCCCATTGCCACATCTCGGGTGCCTTTAAAAACCCCTGCGAGCGCACTTCTGATTGTCTCTCCGATATTCTTTTCCATGATAACACCTCCAATTCTTCATTCTTGTCAACGCATCACCGAAAACGCAATGAAGCGTGAAGACCTGTCATCTGTATCGCCGTTGCCGTCCATGCCCTTGTTGCAATCACCCTAAAAAAAAACCTGTTGCAGAAGATCCTATCTACCCATTTTTATTATCTTGAAGTGTCACACCGGTCAAAACTCTCTCTTCATATCGATAAGATTATAATCAGCAATCAGTTGAATATGTCCTACGAACATTTAAACATCTGTTGATTGCTATAAAAAACAACCATCCATTTAAACATGGATACAGTTTCCTTCCAATTATTGTATGTAGGATTCGTTGTATTGCCC contains these protein-coding regions:
- a CDS encoding NUDIX hydrolase, encoding MNPPRDAATVIIVRNSERGQSEIFLMRRHSNQSFMGGAYVFPGGRLDETDCDPAFHPFIDGLAVGDAGRFLQEPDLPGETALGLCVAAIRETFEEAGVLLARSGSGEPIDFADAGTADRFIAHRRSLNERKTTFIELGRRENLRFSMDRLIPFSHWITPDIESKRFDTRFFLAWLPDGQVPVHDNRELVESRWLTPEEALRLHERKEILLMPPTLKSMEELSACRTADELFAAAKQREIFTILPQAFSEDGGFGVKLPHDSEYTIAGYKQPHRPGESSRIVAHNGIWKTFCV
- a CDS encoding haloacid dehalogenase type II; the protein is MCQQSFFYGVKACVFDAYGTLFDFNSAAGRHRERLGGAADRVSALWRTKQLEYTWLRSLMGSHADFWQVTQDALDYALDACGIADRALRDAIVNTYLELDCYPDVKGTLKALKDGGWKLVILSNGTPDMLSAAVKSSGLTDLVDCLLSVEEVGIYKPDPRVYGLAVDRLSLKARQIVFLSANSWDAVGAVNAGLRVAWVNRFGQQRERLPSQPDVEISSLAYLLPLLGCEEK